In the Mauremys mutica isolate MM-2020 ecotype Southern chromosome 13, ASM2049712v1, whole genome shotgun sequence genome, one interval contains:
- the LOC123347465 gene encoding zinc finger protein 239-like — MSDASRSSRAPAFPCGRCGAELPCLWDLRSHPEGRGYACPTCGKAFARSSALLRHEAAHRGEKAFRCAQCGKGFARAAQLATHGRSHTGERPFACPTCAKAFMSSSHLAQHRRTHWAERLPAHRRFHTGERHFRCERCGCGFFHSSDLLRHQRVHMGERPFHCEHCGKSFARSSVLAKHTRSHTGERPHRCQAYPKAYGTASQLTEHQRVHTGERPFLCSVCGKTFACSFLLHRHLKLHPCPECPKAFKTSGHLQKHRLIHTRDSAAGGRRQRRKREAGPGAEREVGKGVPPPHPGRLTPSRCGGCSLGCPRETAEAPTLKAR, encoded by the exons ATGTCGGATGCCTCCCGCTCCAGCCGGGCGCCCGCTTTCCCCTGCGGCCGCTGCGGGGCCGAGCTCCCGTGTCTGTGGGACCTGCGCTCCCACCCCGAGGGCCGCGGCTACGCCTGCCCGACCTGCGGCAAGGCCTTCGCCCGCTCCTCGGCCCTGCTCCGCCACGAGGCCGCGCACCGCGGGGAGAAGGCCTTCCGCTGCGCCCAGTGCGGCAAAGGCTTCGCCCGGGCGGCTCAGCTGGCGACCCACGGGCGGTCGcacacgggcgagcgcccctTCGCCTGCCCGACCTGCGCCAAGGCCTTCATGTCCTCCTCCCACCTGGCGCAGCACCGGCGCACCCACTGGGCCGAGCGCCTGCCCGCT CACCGGCGCTTCCACACGGGCGAGCGGCACTTCCGCTGCGAGCGCTGCGGGTGCGGCTTCTTCCACTCCTCCGACCTGCTGCGGCACCAGCGGGTGCACATGGGCGAGCGGCCCTTCCACTGCGAGCACTGCGGCAAGAGCTTCGCCCGCTCCTCCGTGCTGGCCAAGCACACCCGCAGCCACACCGGCGAGCGGCCCCACCGCTGCCAGGCCTACCCCAAAGCCTACGGCACCGCCTCCCAGCTCACGGAGCACCAGCGGGTGCACACGGGTGAGCGGCCCTTCCTCTGCTCCGTCTGCGGCAAGACCTTCGCCTGCTCCTTCCTGCTGCACCGCCACCTCaagctccacccctgccccgagtGCCCCAAAGCCTTCAAGACCTCAGGGCACCTGCAGAAGCACCGGCTGATTCACACCCGGGACAGCGCGGCTGGCGGGAGGAGGCAGCGGCGGAAacgggaggcggggccgggggcggagAGAGAGGTTGGAAAGGgggtgcccccaccccatccagggAGACTGACCCCCTCCCGCTGTGGGGGATGCTCACTGGGGTGTCCTCGGGAGACTGCGGAAGCCCCCACATTGAAGGCAAGGTGA
- the CMTM5 gene encoding CKLF-like MARVEL transmembrane domain-containing protein 5 yields MGEPGEPRDRALDWHFLRCTKGALLGTELALCFLIFLLLTVSASAYMAPALLEALLAAGALGLRLTRCQERAPRIHWPCLTFGLILIAIFAYDAFSTYWAEIRPEPAQDGNGNLA; encoded by the exons atgggggagccgggggagcccCGGGACCGGGCGCTGGACTGGCACTTCCTGCGCTGCACCAAGGGGGCGCTGCTGGGCACCGAGCTG gccctgtgttttctgatcttcctgctgctgACGGTCTCGGCCTCGGCCTACATGGCGCCCGCCCTGCTGGAGGCGCTGCTGGCAGCCGGCGCCCTGGGCCTGCGTCTCACCCGCTGCCAGGAGAGGGCGCcccggatccactggccctgcctg accTTCGGCCTCATCCTCATCGCCATATTTGCCTACGACGCCTTCAGCACCTACTGGGCTGAGATCAGGCCAGAGCCAGCCCAGG ATGGCAACGGGAACCTGGCGTAA